GAAATTCCCGTAAGGGATATTGGAGAATTGCTAGTAGTCCAATACTTCATAGAGCTTTAAACAACCGTTATTGGTCATCTATGGGTCTACGAAGTTTAGGGGCAAGATACGACTCCTTACGGAGTACTTAATGAACCGCCGTATACCGAACGGTTTGTACGGTGGTGTGAGAGGTCGGGGGTTAGTCACCCCCTCCTACTCGATTGCTACTCTTGAGTAAATGTAGCGGTGCGGCTTTCGCTGTCCCACCCGACTTTAATACCGAGGGTTTCAGCAAGCTGTCTAACGGGCAAGAATGTCACATTGTTCCGAATCATAGGAGATACTCCTTCAAGACTTACGCTATCCCCGTCAACCAGCATGTCTTGACTTCCGATATGCATAATAATGATTCTACTGTCTTTGGTTAAAGTTATTTTGGCTTCGCTTTGCTCCCATTCCACATCAAAACCAAATGCATCTGCCAAAGCCCGTAAAGGGATCATTGTCCGGCCATTTTCGATAAAGGGTTCGACCCCAATTCCAGTAACAGTGTGCAAATAGTTCTCTTCCACAAGGACTAAAACACGGTTTTTCATGGCTTC
This region of Bacillus horti genomic DNA includes:
- a CDS encoding group II intron maturase-specific domain-containing protein; this encodes DEWIRRRLRMCIWKQWKNPRTKVKRLKALGTLRAKAYEWGNSRKGYWRIASSPILHRALNNRYWSSMGLRSLGARYDSLRST
- a CDS encoding copper amine oxidase N-terminal domain-containing protein, which gives rise to MNLGLFIDGNEVALDLPSCDEAMKNRVLVLVEENYLHTVTGIGVEPFIENGRTMIPLRALADAFGFDVEWEQSEAKITLTKDSRIIIMHIGSQDMLVDGDSVSLEGVSPMIRNNVTFLPVRQLAETLGIKVGWDSESRTATFTQE